Proteins from a single region of Abyssalbus ytuae:
- a CDS encoding basic secretory family protein: protein MKIFKHAVFITFLFMAFSNYAQKAEKISIEYIDGDESLGIKTEKTFKKIIKKVYPQLMKEYNPDAVTNLKVIIDNSDKKSSFVAYADGNTVTVSSEWMHKHPEDFDLMTHEIMHLIQAYPHNAGPGWITEGIADYVRDKYGLNNKKAGWKLTGFQPSHHYTNSYRITARFLKWTEKKYNKELVKKLDFLMRNKQYSDDQWKKLTGKELQELWEAYSKNPEIS, encoded by the coding sequence ATGAAAATATTTAAACATGCTGTTTTTATTACCTTTTTATTTATGGCTTTTAGCAATTATGCACAAAAAGCAGAAAAAATTTCAATAGAATATATCGATGGGGATGAAAGTCTGGGAATAAAAACTGAAAAGACTTTTAAAAAAATAATAAAGAAAGTTTACCCGCAATTAATGAAAGAATATAATCCGGATGCGGTTACCAATCTTAAAGTAATAATAGATAACAGTGATAAAAAAAGCTCTTTTGTAGCTTATGCTGATGGGAATACGGTTACTGTAAGTTCCGAATGGATGCACAAACATCCAGAGGACTTTGATTTAATGACTCATGAAATCATGCATCTTATTCAAGCCTATCCTCATAATGCAGGTCCGGGATGGATTACCGAAGGAATAGCAGATTATGTGCGCGATAAGTATGGGTTAAATAATAAAAAAGCCGGGTGGAAACTTACCGGGTTTCAACCATCACATCACTATACCAACAGTTACCGGATAACGGCACGATTTTTGAAATGGACTGAAAAGAAATATAATAAAGAATTGGTTAAAAAACTGGATTTCTTAATGAGAAATAAACAATATTCAGATGATCAATGGAAAAAATTAACAGGTAAGGAATTGCAAGAGTTATGGGAAGCATATAGTAAAAATCCTGAAATTAGTTAG